One genomic segment of Spirochaetota bacterium includes these proteins:
- a CDS encoding TIGR00730 family Rossman fold protein, whose translation MRPEKAYKNLDFLNSRDARIIRIMCEYIEPEKRFRHYNIKHTVVFFGSARTKPDDPVTGKYYHDATRLAFLLAQYGKELEAMHDGFVICTGGGPGIMEAANKGAKEAGAYSIGLNISLPFEQMPNPYISPELNFEFHYFFMRKLWFLYHAKAIVVFPGGFGTMDELFETLTLVQTNKLQKHDIPIILYDKSFWDKFINFQLLVDYGYIDKHDLELIHYCNTPEDGFEYLKPKLKELIERVNHTIENR comes from the coding sequence ATGCGTCCTGAGAAAGCCTATAAAAATCTAGATTTTCTTAATTCCAGAGATGCACGCATTATACGGATAATGTGTGAATACATTGAACCTGAAAAACGGTTCAGACATTATAATATTAAGCATACTGTAGTTTTTTTTGGATCCGCACGGACAAAACCCGATGATCCCGTAACGGGCAAGTATTATCACGATGCAACCAGATTAGCATTCTTACTGGCTCAATACGGAAAAGAATTAGAAGCTATGCATGATGGTTTTGTGATATGTACAGGAGGCGGCCCTGGCATCATGGAAGCTGCCAACAAAGGTGCCAAAGAAGCTGGAGCATATTCAATTGGATTGAATATATCACTCCCCTTTGAACAAATGCCAAACCCGTACATTTCGCCAGAATTGAATTTTGAATTCCATTATTTTTTTATGCGCAAGTTATGGTTTTTATATCATGCCAAGGCTATTGTTGTATTTCCTGGTGGATTTGGAACCATGGATGAGTTATTTGAAACATTAACTTTGGTCCAAACAAACAAACTCCAAAAACATGACATACCAATTATTCTTTACGATAAAAGCTTCTGGGATAAATTTATCAATTTTCAGCTGCTGGTAGATTATGGATATATTGATAAACATGATCTTGAACTGATTCATTATTGTAATACCCCGGAAGATGGTTTTGAATATTTAAAACCAAAATTGAAAGAGCTTATTGAAAGAGTAAACCATACCATTGAAAATCGATAA
- the argJ gene encoding bifunctional glutamate N-acetyltransferase/amino-acid acetyltransferase ArgJ: MSTIKELPGGLENVSFFKYAAIECGIRYPNRLDLSLIYSSEPCWAAGAFTTNKMCAAPVILCRERIKNPIHAIIINATNANAATGKQGLENAKLLTKELGQLLSIDENSVLMASTGIIGVQLPVDKMKNSLPILVKNLSVESGALLPRAIMTTDTFPKQYAVSFKTSTGTYSIAGIAKGAGMIAPNMATLLCFVVTDFPVEQHILQKLFYESVNVSLNAITIDGDMSTNDTAIILSPSKPSVHSEDDIKIFNQALNLMMKKLAYLIVSDAEGATKCVTIKVIHAANDGDAKKAAKSIAESLLVKTAMFGNDPNWGRIACAAGYSGAQLQEDKLSIYFDKIPLFKDGSPVSYDKEKLMSILKKREYTITVDFGIGNSEFEYLTSDLSYDYVKINAEYST, from the coding sequence ATGAGTACTATAAAAGAATTACCTGGTGGATTAGAAAATGTTTCATTCTTCAAATATGCAGCTATTGAATGTGGTATCCGCTATCCAAATCGTCTGGATTTGTCGTTGATATATTCCAGTGAACCTTGCTGGGCTGCTGGTGCTTTTACCACTAATAAAATGTGTGCAGCTCCTGTTATTTTATGTCGTGAGAGAATAAAAAATCCAATTCATGCTATTATAATTAATGCTACAAATGCTAATGCAGCCACCGGTAAACAGGGTTTGGAAAATGCAAAATTACTTACAAAAGAACTTGGACAATTACTTTCAATCGATGAAAATTCAGTATTAATGGCATCTACGGGAATTATTGGCGTTCAGTTACCTGTTGATAAAATGAAAAATAGCCTGCCAATTCTTGTTAAAAATCTGAGTGTTGAATCTGGAGCCCTTTTACCACGTGCCATTATGACAACTGATACATTCCCAAAACAATATGCTGTTTCTTTTAAAACTTCAACTGGTACGTATTCAATAGCAGGTATTGCAAAAGGAGCTGGCATGATAGCCCCCAATATGGCTACACTTTTATGTTTTGTAGTAACAGATTTTCCTGTAGAGCAACATATTTTACAAAAATTATTTTATGAAAGTGTAAATGTTTCTTTAAATGCTATAACAATTGATGGAGATATGTCAACCAATGATACAGCTATTATCCTTTCACCTTCAAAGCCTTCAGTTCACAGTGAAGATGATATAAAAATTTTTAATCAGGCTCTAAACCTGATGATGAAAAAATTGGCATATCTAATAGTAAGCGATGCAGAAGGGGCAACGAAATGTGTAACAATAAAAGTTATACATGCAGCTAATGATGGGGATGCAAAGAAAGCTGCAAAATCTATTGCAGAATCACTTCTGGTTAAAACAGCAATGTTTGGCAATGACCCCAATTGGGGAAGAATTGCATGTGCAGCTGGATATTCAGGAGCACAACTACAAGAAGATAAATTATCAATTTATTTTGATAAAATCCCATTATTTAAAGATGGCTCTCCCGTTAGTTATGACAAAGAAAAATTAATGAGCATATTAAAAAAAAGGGAATATACCATTACTGTTGATTTTGGTATCGGAAATTCTGAATTTGAATATTTAACATCTGACCTGAGTTATGATTATGTTAAAATAAATGCTGAATATTCAACATAA
- a CDS encoding phage holin family protein → MKDIIKKWFILSLGIYIASALLTGFSADTATSIIIASALLGIMNVFIKPVLLLITLPINLLTLGLFTFILNAMLLYFVSYLVKGIIIDSFLSALVASIIISIISVTVEWLFG, encoded by the coding sequence ATGAAGGATATTATAAAAAAGTGGTTTATATTATCTTTAGGAATTTATATAGCATCAGCACTATTAACTGGTTTCTCAGCTGATACTGCTACATCAATCATCATAGCATCAGCACTGTTGGGTATTATGAATGTTTTTATTAAACCTGTTCTTTTACTGATAACCTTACCAATTAACCTACTTACATTAGGATTATTCACATTCATTCTTAATGCAATGTTATTATATTTTGTTTCATATCTGGTAAAAGGAATAATAATTGATTCATTTTTATCAGCATTAGTTGCATCAATTATAATTAGTATAATATCTGTAACTGTAGAATGGTTATTTGGTTAA
- a CDS encoding ATP-grasp domain-containing protein, with translation MFIVSIGAGKNQIPLIKASKELGYTIIGIDKNPLAEGFQYCDIKVIESIYNYHDIYLLLKDQLVFDDIAAIVSRSYGQAIKTVAYLCQQFRLPYIDFNTVDDLTDKSRFRTIAAIHNIPVPHGFIIHKKGLHTLNKLPFPCIVKPPKGHAKQSVKLVDSYHELCTYIKSIKQDTVIIEEYINGDEIIVLGFVHNRTFYIYDISDKILNAKPYFVDRMHVLPSQYYTMYNELQKLGQKIADAFALHTTPLLMECIICNNSIYLIEAACEFGGEYLADYAIPSRLKSNIFKSFLQAIITGNVNLPAQSSIAAVVKYIMGRNGTLISYSMPKNNHLIHADIFAKPGDTLYYPRNNHERLGVIITMGKTVEKAIQTADTLLEQMHIIIE, from the coding sequence ATGTTCATAGTATCAATTGGTGCAGGGAAAAATCAAATACCTCTGATAAAAGCTAGCAAAGAATTGGGGTATACCATAATAGGAATTGATAAAAACCCTTTAGCAGAGGGTTTTCAATACTGTGATATAAAAGTTATAGAATCTATCTATAATTATCATGATATATACCTTTTATTGAAAGACCAGCTTGTATTTGATGACATAGCTGCTATAGTAAGCAGGTCGTATGGTCAGGCTATAAAAACAGTAGCGTATCTGTGTCAGCAATTCCGATTGCCATATATTGATTTCAATACGGTGGATGATCTTACAGATAAATCAAGATTCAGAACTATCGCTGCTATACATAACATACCAGTGCCTCATGGTTTTATAATACATAAAAAAGGTTTACACACGTTGAATAAACTACCCTTTCCTTGCATCGTTAAACCACCAAAAGGACATGCTAAACAAAGCGTTAAGCTTGTCGATAGTTACCATGAGTTGTGTACATACATAAAATCAATAAAACAGGATACCGTGATCATTGAAGAATACATTAATGGTGATGAAATTATAGTTTTAGGATTTGTCCATAACCGAACATTTTATATTTATGATATAAGTGATAAAATACTGAACGCCAAACCATATTTTGTAGATAGAATGCATGTTCTACCTTCACAATATTATACTATGTATAATGAGTTACAAAAACTTGGCCAGAAGATAGCCGACGCATTTGCATTACACACAACCCCATTGCTTATGGAATGTATTATTTGCAATAATTCCATTTATTTAATTGAAGCTGCCTGCGAATTTGGTGGTGAATATTTAGCTGATTATGCTATTCCTTCACGTTTGAAGAGTAATATATTCAAATCGTTTTTACAGGCAATTATTACAGGTAACGTTAATTTGCCAGCTCAATCTTCAATAGCTGCAGTTGTAAAATACATTATGGGGCGCAATGGCACGTTGATTTCCTATTCAATGCCAAAAAATAATCATTTAATTCATGCAGATATTTTTGCAAAACCTGGTGATACTTTGTATTACCCAAGAAATAATCATGAACGTTTAGGTGTTATTATTACAATGGGAAAAACAGTTGAAAAAGCAATACAAACGGCCGACACATTACTTGAACAAATGCACATCATCATTGAATGA